Proteins from a single region of Hordeum vulgare subsp. vulgare chromosome 6H, MorexV3_pseudomolecules_assembly, whole genome shotgun sequence:
- the LOC123402722 gene encoding GDSL esterase/lipase At5g45910-like — MGRWEALVAIAVVAVFLAAAAEKVDAAKAAAKGKYQALFNFGDSLADAGNLIANGVPDNLTTARLPYGQTYFGKPTGRCSDGRLVIDHLAQEFGLSLPPPSKANHSDFKHGANFAITGATALDTPYFEVRGLGAVVWNSGALMTQIQWFRDLKPFLCNSTKEECKEFYANSLFVIGEFGGNDYNAPLFAGKGLTEAYKFMPDVIQGISDGVEELIAEGAADLIVPGVMPTGCFPVYLNMLDMPAHEYGSQSGCIRQYNTFSWVHNEHLKRALEKLRPKYPNVRIIYGDYYTPVVQFILQPEKFGFYKQLPRACCGSPGSVAKAVHNFNVTAKCGEPGATACADPSTHWSWDGIHLTDAAYGHIAKGWLYGPFADQPIVQSS; from the exons ATGGGTAGATGGGAGGCGCTCGTCGCTATTGCGGTCGTGGCGGTATTTCTCGCGGCGGCGGCCGAGAAAGTGGACGCAGCgaaggcggcggccaaggggaagTACCAAGCGCTGTTCAACTTCGGGGACTCTCTGGCTGACGCTGGCAATCTGATAGCAAACGGCGTCCCAGACAACCTCACCACGGCGAGGCTGCCTTACGGGCAGACCTACTTTGGCAAACCCACCGGCCGGTGCTCCGACGGCCGCCTAGTAATCGACCACCTGG CACAAGAATTCGGGCTGTCGCTGCCACCGCCGTCCAAGGCCAATCACTCGGACTTCAAGCACGGCGCCAATTTCGCCATCACCGGCGCGACAGCGCTCGACACGCCCTACTTCGAAGTTAGGGGCCTCGGCGCGGTGGTCTGGAACTCCGGTGCCCTCATGACCCAAATCCAGTGGTTCCGTGATCTCAAGCCTTTCTTGTGCAACTCCACCAAGG AAGAATGCAAGGAGTTTTATGCCAATTCGCTGTTCGTTATTGGCGAGTTTGGTGGCAACGACTACAATGCGCCCTTGTTTGCAGGCAAGGGCCTTACAGAGGCCTACAAGTTCATGCCGGATGTCATCCAGGGCATCTCCGATGGCGTCGAG GAATTGATCGCTGAGGGGGCAGCGGATCTTATTGTGCCAGGGGTGATGCCCACTGGGTGCTTCCCCGTGTACTTGAATATGCTGGATATGCCAGCCCATGAGTATGGCTCCCAGAGCGGGTGCATCCGTCAGTACAACACGTTCTCATGGGTGCACAATGAACATCTCAAGAGAGCACTAGAGAAGCTCCGGCCCAAGTATCCCAATGTGCGGATCATATACGGCGACTACTACACACCAGTTGTCCAGTTCATTCTTCAACCTGAGAAGTTTG GATTTTACAAGCAGTTACCTAGGGCATGTTGTGGGTCTCCTGGGTCTGTTGCCAAAGCCGTTCACAACTTCAATGTCACAGCCAAATGTGGGGAGCCTGGTGCCACTGCTTGTGCTGATCCATCGACGCATTGGAGCTGGGACGGTATTCACTTGACGGACGCTGCTTATGGTCATATCGCCAAGGGTTGGTTATATGGCCCTTTCGCAGACCAACCGATTGTTCAGTCCTCGTAG